In Corylus avellana chromosome ca2, CavTom2PMs-1.0, the following proteins share a genomic window:
- the LOC132172948 gene encoding GDSL esterase/lipase At5g33370-like — protein MARMLLLCSWMAFIMAMALAAFSTQADAARAFFVFGDSLVDNGNNNYLVTTARADSPPYGIDYPTHHPTGRFSNGRNIPDFISERIGSEPTLPYLSPELNGERLLVGANFASAGIGILNDTGIQFINIIRMFRQLEYFQEYQQRVAGLIGEEGARQLVDQALVLITVGGNDFVNNYFLVPFSARSRQYSLPDYVKYLISEYEKLLQRLYDLGARRVLVTGTGPLGCVPAELAMRSPSGQCAAELQRAAALFNPQLVQMLGRLNSRIGADVFIGVNTQQMHNDFIDNPQAYGFVTSKVACCGQGLYNGLGLCTPLSNLCPDRDLYAFWDAFHPSEKANALIVQQILSGTSSYMHPMNLSTIMALDSRN, from the exons ATGGCTAGAATGCTGCTTCTTTGTTCTTGGATGGCCTTCATCATGGCCATGGCATTGGCAGCTTTCAGCACTCAAGCTGATGCTGCTCGGGCTTTCTTCGTCTTTGGAGATTCATTGGTTGATAATGGCAACAACAACTACTTGGTAACCACTGCCCGAGCCGACTCCCCTCCCTACGGCATTGATTACCCAACTCATCACCCCACTGGCCGATTCTCTAATGGCCGAAATATTCCTGATTTTATCA gtGAGCGAATTGGCTCAGAACCCACGTTGCCATACTTGAGCCCAGAGCTCAATGGAGAAAGACTTCTTGTTGGTGCCAACTTTGCTTCTGCTGGCATTGGAATTCTTAATGACACTGGAATTCAGTTC ATAAACATAATAAGAATGTTCAGACAACTGGAATACTTTCAAGAGTACCAGCAAAGAGTGGCTGGACTTATTGGAGAAGAGGGAGCAAGGCAACTGGTTGATCAGGCCCTTGTCCTCATCACTGTTGGTGGTAACGACTTTGTGAACAACTACTTCTTAGTACCTTTCTCTGCCAGATCTCGCCAGTACTCTCTTCCAGATTATGTCAAGTATCTCATTTCCGAGTACGAAAAACTTCTGCAG AGGCTATATGATCTCGGAGCACGTAGGGTGCTTGTGACAGGGACAGGACCACTGGGCTGCGTTCCAGCAGAATTGGCGATGAGAAGCCCAAGTGGGCAATGCGCAGCAGAGCTGCAAAGAGCTGCGGCCTTGTTCAACCCACAGCTCGTTCAGATGCTAGGCAGGCTCAACAGCAGGATTGGCGCCGATGTTTTTATTGGTGTTAATACACAGCAAATGCACAATGATTTCATCGATAATCCTCAAGCATATG gatTTGTTACATCGAAGGTAGCATGTTGTGGGCAAGGACTCTATAATGGTCTTGGACTTTGCACACCACTATCCAACTTATGCCCAGACAGAGACCTTTATGCATTTTGGGATGCATTCCATCCATCTGAGAAGGCAAACGCACTAATTGTTCAGCAGATCCTGAGTGGCACTTCCTCTTACATGCACCCCATGAATCTCAGCACCATCATGGCATTGGACTCCAGGAATTAA
- the LOC132171565 gene encoding GDSL esterase/lipase At5g33370-like yields the protein METSSTLSSWITFLGLVIAIGSLMQAADARAFFVFGDSLVDSGNNNYLATTARADSPPYGIDYPTHRPTGRFSNGLNIPDLISQRMGSESALPYLSPELTGQRLLVGANFASAGIGILNDTGIQFLNIIRMYRQFEYFQEYQRRVRALIGSAGTKRLVSQALILITVGGNDFVNNYYLVPYSARSRQYSLPDYVKYLISEYRKILLKLYKLGGRRVLVTGTGPMGCVPAELAMRNTNGGCSAELQRAAALFNPQLLQMLREINNKVGKDVFIAANTQRMHRDFINNPQAFGFTTAKIACCGQGPYNGIGLCTGLSNLCPNRDEYAFWDPFHPSEKANKIIVEQIMSGSTHYMNPMNLSSLMALDSRTP from the exons ATGGAAACCTCATCAACTTTGAGTTCTTGGATTACTTTTTTGGGTCTTGTAATTGCAATAGGAAGCCTTATGCAGGCAGCAGATGCGAGGGCTTTCTTCGTCTTCGGGGATTCACTTGTGGACAGTGGCAACAACAACTACCTGGCAACAACTGCCCGGGCCGACTCACCCCCTTATGGCATTGATTATCCAACTCACAGGCCAACAGGCCGCTTCTCCAATGGCCTTAACATCCCCGACCTTATCA GTCAACGGATGGGCTCTGAATCGGCATTGCCATACTTGAGCCCTGAGCTCACTGGACAAAGGCTGCTTGTTGGGGCAAACTTTGCTTCGGCTGGCATTGGAATACTCAATGACACTGGAATTCAGTTT CTAAACATAATAAGAATGTACAGACAATTTGAATACTTCCAAGAATACCAGCGACGAGTGCGTGCTCTGATTGGAAGCGCCGGAACAAAGAGGCTTGTGAGCCAAGCGCTCATTCTCATCACTGTTGGTGGCAATGACTTTGTTAACAACTATTACTTGGTTCCCTATTCGGCAAGATCTCGCCAATACTCCCTGCCCGATTATGTCAAGTATCTCATCTCAGAGTATCGCAAAATTTTATTg AAGCTATATAAACTTGGAGGTCGAAGGGTTCTTGTGACAGGAACCGGACCCATGGGTTGTGTCCCGGCGGAATTGGCGATGCGAAACACAAATGGCGGATGCTCAGCCGAGCTGCAAAGAGCTGCTGCCTTGTTCAACCCACAACTCCTTCAAATgttaagagaaataaataacaaagtTGGCAAAGATGTCTTCATAGCTGCCAATACACAACGCATGCACAGGGATTTCATTAATAACCCTCAAGCATTTG GATTTACAACAGCAAAGATAGCTTGTTGTGGGCAAGGGCCTTACAATGGGATTGGACTGTGCACAGGACTCTCCAACTTGTGCCCCAACCGAGATGAGTATGCGTTTTGGGATCCATTCCATCCATCTGAAAAGGCGAACAAAATAATTGTAGAGCAGATCATGTCCGGCTCTACTCACTACATGAACCCCATGAACCTCAGCTCTCTCATGGCCTTGGATAGTCGGACTCCATAA